Proteins from one Acidobacteriota bacterium genomic window:
- a CDS encoding sulfatase-like hydrolase/transferase, which yields MAERRPTARSRGAILAVAGIGALAIACGGSARAPSPTAATARASNVLIITIDTLRADRVGAYGWGRARTPAIDALAARGVRFDRAYATSPITLPSHASLLTGLYPPGHRSRANGMRVRAGLNTLASTLHQQGWATGAFVGAFPLDRRFGLDRGFDVYGDRMPRNADGHLLNERPGRVVVDEALAWLGGIGPGRHVFVWVHLFEPHAPYEPDPARGPGGRTLPPEVRYDDEVARADAEVGRLIAGLGDRGRSTLIVLAGDHGEAFGEHGELTHSLFLYDTTLRVPLVLAGPGLAAVPAGVQEAVSLVDVYATVLDGLGLDGPDTDGVTLMPLTRGGAIGPRELYAETFAPLVDFGWSAFRSVRSGGLKYIASPHDELYDIARDPEESRNLKDGRGVEVKALAARVAAYAGPELPADQVGGRVKADARSRLNALGYTSGTPTVGPGGLRPDPKDKRTLAARLALAMSGEVTGTALRDALVAVLTEDPGNALAHTRLGYVLVEEGRVREAEPHFRAALTSGVPTADAYLGLALCLVATNRRTAALQPLEDALRVEPGNPVVEANLGNLALDADRLDVAIRHLSAAVERDPDLHQARFNLARALARAGRRVEALAQAQELLVRLPADAPQRPEVERLLRALR from the coding sequence ATGGCCGAGCGCCGACCAACGGCTCGATCTCGCGGAGCGATCCTGGCTGTCGCAGGGATCGGCGCGCTCGCGATTGCGTGCGGCGGCTCGGCGCGTGCTCCTTCTCCAACCGCCGCCACCGCTCGTGCGTCCAACGTCCTGATCATCACGATCGACACGCTGCGCGCCGACCGCGTGGGCGCGTACGGCTGGGGTCGCGCGCGCACGCCGGCCATTGATGCGCTGGCGGCCCGCGGCGTGCGGTTCGACCGCGCGTATGCGACGTCCCCGATTACGCTGCCCTCGCATGCCAGCCTCCTCACGGGCCTCTATCCGCCCGGACATAGATCTCGCGCCAACGGCATGCGCGTCCGCGCCGGCCTCAACACGCTGGCCAGCACGCTCCACCAGCAAGGTTGGGCGACGGGCGCCTTTGTCGGCGCCTTTCCGCTCGATCGACGCTTTGGTCTCGATCGCGGATTCGACGTCTACGGCGACCGCATGCCGCGGAATGCAGATGGTCACCTGCTCAACGAGCGACCCGGTCGGGTCGTGGTTGATGAGGCGCTCGCCTGGCTCGGGGGCATTGGGCCAGGGCGCCACGTATTCGTGTGGGTTCACCTGTTCGAACCGCACGCGCCCTACGAGCCCGACCCCGCGCGCGGGCCCGGCGGCCGGACGCTCCCGCCGGAGGTGCGGTACGACGACGAGGTGGCGAGAGCGGACGCTGAAGTCGGCCGGCTGATCGCGGGGCTCGGCGACCGCGGCCGCTCGACACTCATCGTGCTGGCTGGCGATCATGGCGAGGCGTTTGGTGAGCACGGCGAGCTGACGCACAGCCTGTTCCTGTACGACACGACGCTTCGCGTGCCGCTCGTGCTGGCGGGCCCCGGTCTCGCGGCTGTGCCGGCCGGTGTGCAGGAAGCCGTGTCGCTGGTCGATGTGTATGCCACTGTGTTGGATGGGCTTGGCCTGGACGGCCCCGACACCGACGGTGTGACGCTGATGCCGCTCACGCGCGGAGGCGCGATCGGCCCGCGGGAACTCTATGCCGAGACATTCGCGCCGCTTGTCGACTTTGGATGGAGCGCGTTCCGGTCAGTACGATCGGGCGGCCTGAAGTACATCGCCTCGCCTCATGACGAACTGTACGACATCGCTCGCGATCCTGAGGAGAGCCGTAATCTGAAGGACGGCCGTGGCGTCGAGGTTAAGGCCCTGGCCGCCCGCGTCGCCGCCTATGCGGGTCCTGAGTTGCCGGCCGACCAGGTCGGCGGCCGCGTGAAGGCCGACGCGCGGTCGCGGCTGAACGCGCTCGGGTACACGTCGGGAACGCCGACCGTCGGGCCCGGCGGGTTGCGGCCCGATCCAAAAGACAAGCGGACGCTTGCGGCCCGCCTGGCACTCGCCATGTCCGGGGAAGTTACTGGCACCGCCCTGCGCGACGCGCTTGTGGCGGTGCTGACCGAAGATCCGGGCAACGCGCTGGCGCACACGCGACTGGGCTACGTGCTGGTCGAAGAAGGCCGAGTGCGCGAAGCCGAACCCCATTTTCGCGCGGCATTGACCTCGGGCGTGCCGACTGCGGATGCGTATCTGGGCCTTGCCCTCTGTCTGGTGGCGACCAACCGCCGGACCGCCGCTCTGCAACCACTCGAGGATGCGCTGCGGGTTGAACCCGGCAACCCGGTTGTCGAGGCAAACCTTGGCAATCTCGCCCTGGACGCCGACCGCCTCGATGTCGCCATCCGCCACCTGTCGGCTGCGGTCGAACGGGACCCCGATCTTCACCAGGCCCGCTTCAACCTGGCGCGTGCGCTGGCGAGGGCCGGCCGCCGGGTCGAAGCCCTCGCGCAGGCACAGGAGCTGCTGGTGCGGCTGCCCGCCGACGCGCCCCAGCGCCCAGAGGTCGAACGTCTGCTGCGCGCCCTCCGCTGA
- a CDS encoding discoidin domain-containing protein: protein MAREIVRIAQRGSAFRRPRRLAAFAEAHEWVIVSGMMLALSIATTWPLVRDARKALPSDLGDPLLNTFILAWDADRILHGLAGLWNAPFFFPLQDTLALSEHLLGIALFTAPLQWLTRNPVLVYNAAFLGSYVLAGTGMYFLARLLWGRRDAAAIGALAFAFAPYRAVQASHLQVLMSGWMPISLWGLHTYFRTGSRGALAVATTAFVVLGLSNGYFLYFFALPVAVLAAAELARRAVSGPDRTTTPLARSVSDLAIALIAVVVVFAPIAAAYLRAQSTLGLHRSLGELREFSATTADYLKIPPALWLWTSRLASGTAEHSLFPGVFTVGLAVIALSWLRRSPAASATAGDESGRRFLVIVYVVVCAIAAWLTLGPFAPGPYRALIDLMPGFGVLRVPARFMVIVALALAVLASAGAAWILQRLSRRAAFCVAGLVSCAIVLEGYSGPLRMKRFDPSQPGRQRINAWLESGQPGGVLELPISADDPVAITLPYQFNTLLHGHPIVNGYSGHGSVLQNLLGGPGSPLNGTDADIEATIVGLRSIGVRYVVLNEALIARYGQPSSPDPGQFVRTLSQASGQVVDTRHENNTWAWQLAAAPALAPVAFANLSRVTADTFKASASSEPSDIRFAFDNSLVTHWSTIAGQTGSEWIRIAFDRDRDIGCLEFDMGRDHAGEYPRDVVIETVAADGSRRNVFAGSVVTRLIEGIGRDGRSSRARIELPANRARGLWIRQTGRESGAPWTIAELTVWQRH, encoded by the coding sequence ATGGCGCGAGAGATCGTCAGGATCGCGCAACGCGGCTCGGCGTTCCGGCGCCCTCGTCGTCTGGCCGCGTTCGCCGAAGCGCACGAATGGGTGATCGTTTCCGGAATGATGCTGGCGTTGTCGATCGCGACGACGTGGCCGCTCGTTCGCGACGCGAGGAAAGCGCTGCCCTCGGATCTGGGCGACCCGCTGCTGAACACGTTCATCCTGGCGTGGGATGCGGATCGCATCCTCCACGGCCTCGCCGGACTGTGGAACGCGCCGTTCTTCTTCCCGCTCCAGGACACGCTGGCGCTCTCCGAGCATCTGCTGGGCATCGCGCTCTTCACGGCGCCGCTGCAGTGGCTGACGCGCAATCCGGTGCTCGTCTACAACGCCGCGTTTCTCGGTTCGTACGTGCTGGCCGGCACCGGCATGTACTTCCTGGCGCGCCTGCTGTGGGGACGCCGGGATGCGGCCGCCATCGGCGCGCTCGCGTTTGCGTTTGCTCCGTACCGCGCGGTGCAGGCCTCCCATCTGCAGGTGTTGATGTCGGGCTGGATGCCGATCAGTCTGTGGGGGCTTCACACGTACTTCAGAACCGGATCGCGGGGCGCGCTGGCCGTGGCGACCACCGCTTTCGTCGTGCTGGGCTTGTCCAATGGCTACTTCCTGTACTTCTTCGCGCTTCCGGTCGCGGTGCTTGCCGCCGCTGAACTCGCGCGGCGCGCTGTGTCCGGCCCAGACAGAACGACCACGCCCCTTGCCCGATCCGTCTCCGACCTCGCCATCGCCCTGATCGCCGTCGTCGTCGTCTTCGCGCCGATCGCGGCCGCTTACCTCCGTGCGCAGTCCACGCTTGGCCTGCACCGGAGCCTGGGGGAGTTGCGCGAGTTCAGCGCGACGACGGCCGACTATCTCAAGATTCCGCCGGCGCTCTGGCTGTGGACCAGTCGGCTGGCGAGCGGCACAGCTGAACACAGCCTGTTTCCGGGAGTGTTCACCGTGGGGCTCGCTGTGATCGCGCTCTCGTGGCTCCGTCGATCGCCGGCCGCATCCGCCACGGCCGGCGACGAGAGCGGCAGGCGGTTTCTGGTGATCGTCTACGTCGTTGTGTGCGCCATCGCCGCGTGGCTGACGCTGGGGCCATTTGCGCCCGGACCGTATCGGGCACTGATTGATCTCATGCCCGGGTTCGGCGTCCTTCGTGTGCCCGCCCGCTTCATGGTCATCGTTGCGCTCGCCCTTGCCGTACTCGCGTCGGCCGGCGCGGCGTGGATTCTGCAGCGGCTGTCCAGAAGGGCGGCGTTCTGTGTGGCGGGGCTGGTGTCGTGCGCGATTGTGCTCGAGGGTTACAGTGGCCCGCTACGCATGAAACGATTTGATCCGAGCCAGCCCGGCCGGCAGCGGATCAACGCGTGGCTCGAGAGCGGCCAGCCGGGCGGCGTGCTCGAGTTGCCCATTTCCGCCGACGACCCGGTTGCGATCACCCTGCCGTATCAGTTCAACACGCTCCTTCACGGTCATCCCATCGTCAATGGCTACTCCGGCCATGGATCGGTGCTGCAGAACCTGCTGGGCGGTCCGGGGTCGCCGCTGAATGGCACCGATGCGGACATCGAGGCGACGATTGTCGGATTGCGATCAATCGGTGTCCGGTACGTCGTCCTCAACGAGGCTCTTATCGCGCGCTACGGGCAGCCGTCGAGTCCAGACCCGGGCCAGTTCGTCAGGACGCTTTCGCAGGCGAGCGGCCAGGTGGTCGACACGCGCCACGAGAACAACACCTGGGCGTGGCAGCTTGCTGCGGCACCCGCGCTCGCGCCCGTCGCCTTCGCGAACCTGTCGCGGGTGACCGCCGACACGTTCAAGGCGTCGGCGTCGTCTGAGCCGAGTGACATCCGGTTCGCCTTCGACAACAGCCTGGTGACGCATTGGTCGACCATCGCGGGGCAGACCGGCAGCGAGTGGATACGGATCGCCTTTGATCGTGATCGCGACATCGGTTGTCTCGAGTTCGATATGGGACGCGACCACGCCGGAGAGTACCCGCGTGACGTCGTGATCGAGACCGTGGCCGCCGACGGAAGTCGGCGGAACGTATTTGCCGGGTCGGTCGTGACCCGGCTTATCGAAGGCATCGGACGGGACGGCCGTTCGTCGAGGGCGCGGATCGAATTGCCGGCGAACCGGGCGCGCGGGTTGTGGATCCGGCAGACCGGTCGCGAGAGCGGGGCCCCGTGGACGATCGCCGAACTGACAGTCTGGCAGCGTCACTGA
- a CDS encoding TonB-dependent receptor, with translation MRKFVPVTLALVLCVLMATPALARQTTGTISGRVTDEQGAALPGVTVTAKQSQSGFTRTSASDGEGIFRLSALPVGTYDITIELPGFASIDRKGVVLNLAQTLNLDVQMKIAKMSETITVTGETPMIETTSSSVGGVVDVAKIEAMPLNGRQFANLAMTIAGVAIGFHSDPTKSTQYSPQIAGGNGRNVNYQIDGGDNNDDTVGGLLQLFPLEAIQEFNFITQRYKAEFGRSNGGVMNIVTKSGTNQFKGSWFTSLRDKSMNARTETEILTNVPKQDYRRYQYGGSFGGPIVQNKAHFFGAFERTQQDTKQSVTTLGLFPSLDGVYPTPNRETLYTGKASVAINAAQFLSVRYGRNSNSQVYGIGTRSVPENWGDSKNTFNSINLNHNWVLGGSKLNEFIFQYADFANTIFARTGKPQETFPNGVSIGYNTNTPQTTIQHKFQFRDDFSWHITGMGGLGHDFKLGVNFINEPKLYVTFNSGSTDYSYSHLDNTLTGPISGVSRSKSGSGANLPTKQWGVYLQDDWRLTSRVTINAGLRYDLVTGFAIDQTSVTNFNKLQAAAQAGTFNGVVGFDQWGPSSREDYNNIQPRVGLAWDVRGDGKDLFRAGWGIYYDFGYTNANILFPGLSAQGGSGVVFSVSNTAGIKNPDGSFFAVGQPISNISSQNGVNPAGPFFSSNVAVPRVKQPWTSQISVGWTHEITKSTVIDADFVSVRGHDLGVRWALNTRTACGTPPCPRRFASLGLSPDNPSLNMSIGASKFDSITVGIRRRMDRNIQVNAWYSLSKATGLGGLGVDELTTNLVQDSNNPLADVQWGPSARTDARHKITVSAVIQMPFGIYVSPIFRYRSALPIHVWYGYDANVDGTSNDMYTTAYQYTGIDAAGVPSYKEIGSCATINCGRGAALSQFNLRVSKVFNLPRGMNVEAIGEVFNLFNSLNPNFGTGASSSTRFFTGTLASHTPNSVFLKPTAFAGDAGMPEQRVGQVGFRFTF, from the coding sequence ATGCGTAAGTTCGTTCCAGTCACACTGGCCCTTGTGTTGTGCGTGCTGATGGCGACACCAGCATTGGCGCGCCAGACAACGGGCACCATCTCGGGCCGAGTTACCGACGAGCAGGGCGCCGCACTCCCTGGCGTCACGGTGACGGCCAAACAGTCGCAGAGCGGGTTTACGCGAACCAGCGCGAGCGACGGAGAAGGCATCTTCCGCCTGTCGGCGCTGCCGGTCGGCACCTACGACATCACGATCGAGCTGCCGGGGTTTGCGAGCATCGATCGCAAGGGCGTGGTGTTGAACCTCGCGCAGACGCTCAACCTCGATGTCCAGATGAAGATCGCGAAGATGTCGGAGACGATCACCGTCACCGGCGAGACACCGATGATCGAGACCACATCTTCGTCGGTTGGCGGCGTCGTGGACGTCGCCAAGATCGAGGCGATGCCGCTCAACGGCCGCCAGTTTGCGAACCTTGCGATGACGATCGCGGGTGTGGCGATCGGATTCCACTCCGACCCGACCAAGAGCACGCAGTACTCCCCGCAGATCGCGGGCGGCAACGGCCGCAACGTGAACTATCAGATTGACGGCGGCGACAACAACGACGACACCGTCGGCGGCCTCCTGCAGTTGTTCCCGCTCGAGGCAATTCAGGAGTTCAACTTCATCACGCAGCGTTACAAGGCCGAGTTCGGCCGCAGCAACGGCGGCGTCATGAACATCGTCACCAAGAGCGGCACCAACCAGTTCAAGGGCAGCTGGTTCACGTCCTTGCGCGATAAGTCGATGAACGCCCGGACCGAGACCGAGATCCTGACCAACGTGCCCAAGCAGGACTACCGTCGCTATCAGTACGGCGGGTCGTTCGGCGGGCCGATTGTGCAGAACAAGGCCCATTTCTTCGGGGCCTTCGAGCGGACGCAGCAGGACACCAAGCAGTCGGTGACGACGCTCGGCCTGTTCCCGAGCCTGGATGGGGTCTACCCGACGCCCAACCGCGAGACGCTGTACACAGGGAAGGCCTCGGTTGCGATTAATGCGGCGCAGTTCCTGTCCGTGCGCTATGGCCGCAACTCGAACTCGCAGGTTTACGGCATCGGCACGCGCTCGGTTCCAGAGAACTGGGGCGACAGCAAGAACACGTTCAATTCGATCAATCTGAACCACAACTGGGTGCTCGGCGGCTCGAAGCTGAACGAGTTCATCTTCCAGTACGCCGATTTCGCCAACACGATTTTTGCGCGAACGGGCAAGCCCCAGGAGACGTTCCCGAATGGCGTTTCCATCGGCTACAACACGAACACGCCACAGACGACGATCCAGCACAAATTCCAGTTCCGCGACGACTTCTCGTGGCATATCACGGGCATGGGCGGCCTGGGCCACGACTTCAAGCTCGGCGTCAATTTCATCAACGAGCCGAAGCTCTACGTCACCTTCAATTCGGGCAGCACAGACTACTCCTACTCGCACCTCGACAACACGCTGACCGGACCGATCAGCGGCGTCTCCAGGAGCAAGAGCGGATCTGGGGCGAATCTGCCGACCAAGCAGTGGGGCGTGTACCTGCAGGACGACTGGCGCCTGACCAGCAGGGTCACGATCAATGCGGGGCTCCGCTACGACCTGGTGACGGGCTTCGCGATTGACCAGACGAGCGTCACGAATTTCAACAAGCTGCAGGCCGCGGCGCAGGCGGGCACCTTCAACGGTGTGGTCGGCTTCGACCAGTGGGGGCCCTCGTCGCGCGAGGACTACAACAACATCCAGCCGCGCGTGGGTCTTGCGTGGGACGTACGCGGCGACGGCAAGGACCTGTTCCGGGCCGGCTGGGGCATCTATTACGACTTCGGCTACACGAACGCCAACATCCTGTTCCCGGGCCTGAGCGCCCAGGGCGGATCGGGCGTCGTGTTCAGTGTGTCGAACACGGCCGGGATCAAGAATCCGGACGGCAGTTTCTTTGCGGTTGGCCAGCCAATCAGCAACATCTCATCGCAGAACGGGGTCAACCCGGCCGGGCCGTTCTTTAGCTCCAACGTGGCGGTTCCGCGGGTCAAGCAGCCGTGGACCAGCCAGATATCGGTGGGCTGGACGCATGAAATCACGAAGTCGACCGTCATCGACGCGGACTTCGTCAGCGTGCGCGGTCATGACCTCGGCGTGCGGTGGGCGCTCAACACCAGAACAGCCTGCGGGACTCCGCCTTGCCCGCGCCGCTTTGCGTCGCTCGGTCTCAGCCCGGACAACCCGTCGCTGAACATGAGCATTGGCGCGAGCAAGTTCGACAGCATCACCGTCGGGATCCGCCGCCGGATGGACAGGAACATCCAGGTGAACGCGTGGTACTCGCTGTCAAAGGCCACCGGCCTCGGCGGTCTGGGCGTCGACGAGTTGACGACCAACCTCGTGCAGGATTCGAACAATCCGCTCGCTGACGTTCAGTGGGGGCCGTCGGCCCGCACCGACGCGCGGCACAAGATCACGGTGAGCGCCGTCATCCAGATGCCCTTTGGCATCTACGTGTCGCCGATCTTCCGGTATCGTTCGGCGCTGCCGATCCACGTGTGGTACGGGTACGACGCCAATGTGGACGGCACCAGCAACGACATGTACACGACGGCATACCAGTACACCGGCATCGATGCCGCGGGCGTCCCCTCGTACAAGGAGATCGGATCCTGCGCGACGATTAACTGCGGCCGCGGTGCCGCCCTGTCGCAATTCAACCTCCGGGTGTCCAAGGTGTTCAACCTGCCGCGTGGCATGAACGTGGAGGCCATCGGCGAGGTGTTCAACCTGTTCAACTCGCTTAACCCGAACTTCGGCACTGGCGCGTCGTCGAGCACGCGCTTCTTCACCGGGACGCTCGCCAGCCACACGCCGAATTCGGTATTCCTGAAGCCAACCGCCTTCGCTGGCGACGCGGGTATGCCGGAACAGCGAGTCGGTCAGGTCGGGTTCCGGTTCACGTTCTAG
- a CDS encoding TIGR00366 family protein produces MTTRSDGNLFERFAARATALAEAWMPDAYVFALAATALVTVAAFAVDPAVRDAPGRLIDSWGDGFWSLIPFTLQMAMIIVGGYTLASAPPIFRMITWMAGKPRSAKGAVLLVALVAMSSSLLNWGFSLIVSAILAREVARRVPAADYRALGASAFLGLGTVWAQGLSGSAALQMARASSMPARLAEIVGGPIPLTETIFRWQSLVAVAIEMLVVCTVAWLYAPGEGRGRSAADLGIDLGSPTSPDLPLPSGPGERLEQSPWLMVPFVALGALYLVRSIVVKSATASDMLNALDLNTVNLLLLTTGAILHRTPASMIRAVKEATPATWGVLLQFPFYGGIFGIMTGTALSAAIAGLFVHFATTTLYPAMIVSYSALLGIFVPSGGSKWVIEAPYVLQSARVLGVPDGWMVVTYDLGEALANLVQPFWMLPTLALLGLKARDIMGYTYLVALVVFPLVLLLVTVLAPR; encoded by the coding sequence ATGACTACTCGATCCGACGGCAACCTGTTCGAACGCTTCGCCGCGCGAGCGACGGCACTGGCCGAAGCGTGGATGCCAGACGCCTACGTCTTTGCGCTGGCCGCGACGGCGTTGGTCACTGTCGCGGCGTTCGCCGTAGACCCGGCCGTCCGCGACGCCCCGGGGCGCCTCATAGACAGCTGGGGTGATGGCTTCTGGTCGCTGATCCCGTTCACGCTCCAGATGGCGATGATCATCGTGGGCGGTTATACGCTCGCGTCGGCGCCGCCGATCTTCCGCATGATCACGTGGATGGCGGGCAAGCCGCGAAGCGCAAAGGGTGCCGTCCTGCTGGTGGCCCTGGTGGCCATGAGCAGTTCGCTCCTCAACTGGGGCTTCAGCCTGATTGTCAGCGCGATCCTCGCCCGCGAGGTCGCCCGGCGAGTGCCTGCCGCCGACTACCGCGCGCTGGGCGCCAGCGCGTTTCTGGGACTCGGAACGGTGTGGGCGCAGGGCCTGAGCGGATCCGCCGCTCTGCAGATGGCACGGGCATCGTCGATGCCGGCCAGGCTGGCCGAGATCGTCGGCGGGCCAATCCCGCTGACCGAGACGATCTTCAGATGGCAAAGCCTCGTGGCGGTGGCTATCGAGATGCTGGTGGTCTGCACGGTGGCGTGGCTGTATGCACCGGGAGAAGGACGCGGACGCTCAGCCGCGGATCTCGGCATCGACCTCGGATCCCCGACGTCGCCGGACCTGCCTCTACCGTCCGGCCCGGGCGAACGGCTCGAGCAGAGCCCGTGGCTGATGGTCCCGTTCGTCGCGCTCGGGGCGCTCTATCTCGTGCGATCGATTGTCGTAAAGAGCGCGACGGCCTCGGACATGCTCAACGCGCTCGACTTGAACACGGTGAATCTCCTGTTGCTGACGACGGGGGCGATCCTGCATCGGACGCCCGCCTCGATGATCCGCGCGGTAAAGGAGGCCACGCCAGCAACCTGGGGGGTGCTGCTGCAGTTTCCGTTCTATGGAGGCATCTTCGGCATCATGACGGGCACGGCGCTGTCGGCGGCGATCGCCGGCCTGTTCGTGCACTTCGCGACAACCACGCTCTATCCGGCCATGATCGTCAGCTACTCCGCGCTGCTGGGCATCTTCGTACCGTCTGGTGGATCCAAATGGGTCATCGAAGCTCCGTACGTCCTGCAGTCGGCGCGGGTGCTTGGCGTGCCGGATGGCTGGATGGTGGTGACCTATGATCTCGGCGAAGCGCTCGCCAACCTGGTTCAGCCGTTCTGGATGCTGCCCACGCTGGCGCTGCTGGGTCTGAAGGCCCGCGACATCATGGGCTACACGTACCTGGTCGCGCTGGTGGTGTTCCCGCTCGTCCTGCTGCTGGTGACGGTGCTCGCCCCGCGGTAG
- a CDS encoding sulfatase-like hydrolase/transferase — MTRRVLIGVAIAIGLMSAGCAGAAPGKPAPFTKPVSVLLISVDTLRADRVGGSLTPAINSIAARGASFAMARTTVPLTLPAHTSLMTGLLPPTHGVRLNSVHRFDQSRPTLARLFRDAGRDTAAVVGAFVLDRQFGLADGFTTYDDLIPRSPDAPLKLDAERPASVVADLALKWISAHTAARLDRPFFLWVHFYDPHAPYEPPADALARAGGNAYDGEVTNVDAHIGRLLSAICESGDEANTLIVVVGDHGESLGEHGERTHGMLLYDGALRIPLVMAGPGVPTGIVQQPVSLVDIAPTVLRLARTPVPAGMDGKDLFGGPGQTHEIYAETQYPEVAGWSPLAALVDERWKLIAAGGSSAELYDLALDGGERENVAASQSGRVAAVRARVTAIRSAATRSTSAAPGAEALQRLRALGYVSSGPADAAPSNNAPNPSARITSWVALEDALALLGTARSAQAVAVLARLVAREPGAPVFVSTYARALSESGRHLEALATYRRAVANWPNDSMMFHDLAVAAGQAGRSDEAIRAERAAIAVDARNAAAHNGLGLLLIERGQFAAARAAFEQASQIDAASVEYLTNLGNARRAQGDVGGAEAAYTSALVLQAAAPDALNGMGVLRTQAKRYEDAIRDFEHALQANPDFPEARLNLGIAHQQAGHIEAARDAYTRVLNGPHATDQQRRAAAALVAALRTGR, encoded by the coding sequence ATGACGAGACGCGTGCTCATCGGCGTCGCCATCGCCATCGGCCTCATGTCGGCCGGGTGTGCCGGCGCGGCCCCTGGGAAGCCGGCCCCGTTCACCAAGCCCGTGAGCGTCCTCCTCATCAGTGTCGACACGCTCAGGGCGGATCGGGTGGGCGGTTCGCTCACTCCCGCCATTAACTCTATCGCCGCGCGGGGAGCGAGCTTCGCGATGGCGCGCACGACCGTGCCGCTGACGCTTCCCGCTCACACCAGTCTGATGACCGGCCTGCTGCCGCCGACTCACGGCGTCCGGTTGAACAGTGTCCACCGGTTCGACCAGTCACGCCCGACGCTGGCCCGATTGTTTCGGGATGCCGGCCGCGACACGGCGGCGGTGGTCGGCGCATTTGTCCTCGACCGCCAATTCGGACTGGCGGACGGGTTCACCACGTATGACGATCTGATTCCGCGATCGCCCGACGCACCACTGAAACTCGACGCCGAGCGCCCGGCCTCGGTCGTCGCGGACCTGGCCCTCAAGTGGATCTCCGCCCACACGGCCGCTCGCCTCGATCGGCCGTTCTTCCTGTGGGTCCACTTTTACGATCCGCACGCGCCGTACGAGCCCCCTGCCGACGCGCTGGCGCGGGCAGGCGGCAACGCGTATGACGGCGAAGTGACGAATGTGGACGCACACATCGGGCGTCTGCTGTCCGCGATCTGTGAATCGGGCGACGAGGCGAACACGCTGATTGTCGTCGTTGGCGACCACGGCGAGAGTCTTGGTGAACACGGTGAGCGCACACACGGCATGCTCCTCTACGACGGAGCGCTCCGCATCCCGCTCGTGATGGCGGGCCCAGGCGTTCCGACCGGCATCGTGCAGCAACCGGTCAGCCTCGTCGACATCGCGCCGACCGTGCTGCGGCTGGCTCGCACCCCGGTGCCAGCCGGGATGGACGGGAAGGATCTGTTCGGCGGGCCTGGCCAGACACACGAGATCTACGCAGAGACGCAGTACCCCGAGGTTGCGGGCTGGTCGCCGCTCGCAGCGCTCGTTGATGAGCGATGGAAGCTGATTGCGGCTGGTGGGTCCAGCGCAGAACTGTACGATCTCGCGCTCGACGGGGGAGAGCGGGAGAACGTGGCGGCGAGCCAGTCCGGTCGCGTCGCCGCGGTGCGTGCCCGCGTGACCGCCATCAGGAGCGCCGCGACGCGGTCGACGTCAGCCGCTCCGGGCGCCGAGGCTCTGCAGCGATTGCGCGCGCTTGGTTACGTGTCGAGCGGGCCGGCAGATGCGGCCCCATCGAACAACGCACCCAACCCGTCTGCGCGCATTACGTCGTGGGTCGCCCTGGAGGACGCGCTGGCGCTGCTCGGCACGGCGCGTTCCGCGCAGGCCGTGGCCGTGCTGGCCAGGTTGGTCGCCCGTGAGCCCGGCGCCCCGGTGTTCGTGTCGACCTACGCTCGCGCACTCTCGGAATCCGGCCGACACCTCGAAGCGCTTGCGACCTATCGCCGGGCGGTGGCGAACTGGCCAAACGACAGCATGATGTTTCACGACCTGGCCGTGGCGGCCGGTCAGGCGGGCCGCTCCGACGAGGCCATCCGCGCCGAACGCGCCGCGATCGCAGTCGATGCACGCAATGCCGCGGCTCACAACGGCCTCGGGCTGCTGCTCATCGAGCGTGGACAGTTCGCCGCCGCGCGGGCCGCATTCGAACAGGCCAGCCAGATCGACGCTGCGAGCGTGGAGTACCTCACGAACCTGGGCAACGCGCGCCGTGCACAAGGCGATGTCGGCGGGGCCGAAGCGGCGTACACGAGCGCGCTGGTTCTGCAGGCAGCAGCGCCGGATGCTTTGAATGGGATGGGCGTGCTGCGGACACAAGCGAAACGCTACGAAGACGCCATCCGGGACTTCGAGCACGCGCTGCAGGCCAACCCGGATTTCCCGGAAGCGCGCCTCAATCTGGGTATCGCGCACCAACAGGCCGGGCATATCGAGGCCGCCCGCGACGCATACACGCGGGTGCTCAACGGGCCGCACGCCACCGACCAGCAGCGACGGGCTGCAGCGGCTCTAGTCGCGGCCTTGAGGACCGGGCGGTAA